In Carassius carassius chromosome 46, fCarCar2.1, whole genome shotgun sequence, the following proteins share a genomic window:
- the LOC132129040 gene encoding rho-related GTP-binding protein Rho6, with protein sequence MKERRNAQPLVVRCKLVLVGDVQCGKTAMLQVLAKDCYPETYVPTVFENYTACLELDDQRVELSLWDTSGSPYYDNVRPLCYSDSDAVLLCFDISRPDIFDSGLKKWRAEIIDFCPSTRILLVGCKTDLRTDVCTLMELSNQKQTPITHEQGSAMAKQLGAEAYLECSAFTSEKSIHSVFRTAALACINKLQPLPKPSPTRRLSKRLLHLPSKSELLSSTFKKEKAKSCSVM encoded by the exons ATGAAAGAGAGAAGAAACGCACAGCCGTTGGTGGTCAGATGTAAGCTGGTGCTGGTTGGGGATGTTCAATGCGGGAAAACTGCGATGTTACAGGTTTTGGCTAAGGATTGTTATCCAGAG ACGTACGTGCCCACAGTATTCGAGAACTACACAGCCTGTCTGGAGCTCGATGACCAGCGCGTTGAACTCAGTTTATGGGACACATCAG GATCTCCATACTATGATAACGTGAGACCCCTCTGCTACAGTGACTCTGATGCAGTGCTCCTTTGTTTTGACATCAGTCGTCCAGATATCTTTGACAGTGGACTTAAGAAG TGGAGGGCTGAGATCATCGACTTTTGCCCCAGTACTCGTATTCTCCTTGTTGGTTGCAAGACCGACCTTCGGACGGACGTATGCACGCTGATGGAGCTGTCCAATCAGAAACAAACACCCATCACTCATGAGCAG GGCTCTGCCATGGCTAAACAGTTGGGTGCTGAGGCTTATCTGGAGTGTTCGGCCTTCACCTCTGAGAAGAGCATCCACAGCGTGTTCCGCACAGCTGCGCTAGCTTGCATCAACAAGCTACAGCCGCTCCCCAAACCCAGCCCAACCCGCCGGCTGTCCAAACGCCTGCTCCATCTGCCCAGCAAGTCCGAGCTACTCTCCTCCACCTTCAAGAAGGAGAAGGCCAAGAGTTGCTCTGTAATGTGA